The following proteins are encoded in a genomic region of Streptococcus gwangjuense:
- a CDS encoding bifunctional methylenetetrahydrofolate dehydrogenase/methenyltetrahydrofolate cyclohydrolase: MTQIIDGKVLAAKLQGQLAEKTEKLKEETGLVPGLVVILVGNNPASQVYVRNKERSALAAGFRSEVVRVPDTITQEELLDLIAKYNQDSEWHGILVQLPLPKHIDEEAILLAIDPEKDVDGFHPLNMGRLWSGHPVMIPSTPAGIMEMFHEYGIDLEGKHAVVIGRSNIVGKPMAQLLLAKNATVTLTHSRTHHLAKVAAKADILVVAIGRAKFVTADFVKPGAVVIDVGMNRDENGKLCGDVDYEAVAPLASHITPVPGGVGPMTITMLMEQTYQAALRTLDIK; encoded by the coding sequence ATGACACAGATTATTGATGGGAAGGTTCTAGCAGCTAAGTTACAAGGACAGCTGGCTGAAAAGACTGAGAAATTAAAGGAAGAAACGGGGCTAGTACCTGGTTTGGTAGTGATTTTGGTAGGGAACAACCCTGCCAGCCAAGTCTACGTTCGTAACAAGGAGAGGTCAGCCCTTGCGGCTGGATTCCGTAGTGAAGTTGTGCGAGTTCCAGATACCATTACCCAAGAGGAATTGTTAGACTTGATTGCCAAATATAATCAAGATTCAGAATGGCACGGGATATTGGTCCAGTTACCTTTACCAAAACATATTGATGAAGAAGCGATTTTGTTGGCCATTGATCCTGAAAAGGACGTAGATGGTTTCCATCCCCTAAACATGGGGCGTCTTTGGTCTGGTCACCCAGTCATGATTCCTTCAACACCTGCAGGAATTATGGAAATGTTTCATGAATATGGAATTGATTTGGAAGGTAAACATGCGGTCGTCATCGGTCGTTCCAATATCGTTGGAAAACCTATGGCCCAGCTTCTTTTGGCAAAGAATGCGACAGTGACTTTGACCCACTCACGGACTCATCATCTTGCTAAGGTGGCTGCTAAAGCAGATATTCTCGTAGTAGCAATCGGCCGCGCCAAGTTTGTGACTGCTGACTTTGTCAAACCAGGTGCGGTAGTCATTGACGTTGGGATGAATCGCGATGAAAACGGAAAGCTCTGTGGGGATGTGGATTATGAGGCAGTTGCCCCACTTGCTAGCCATATTACGCCAGTTCCTGGAGGTGTCGGTCCTATGACCATTACCATGCTAATGGAGCAAACCTATCAGGCAGCACTTAGGACATTGGATATAAAATAG